A window of the Glaciimonas sp. CA11.2 genome harbors these coding sequences:
- a CDS encoding FMN-dependent NADH-azoreductase, producing the protein MKLLHIDSSILGDASASRALTREVVANLTSAESGVEVVYRDLSKDVTAHISGGTFVAKGTPAEQRSETQQQEVAFGEAILNEFMAADVIVLGAPMYNFTVPTQLKAWIDQICVAGVSFRYSETGPEGLAKGKRVVIVATSGGIHAGTPTGFAHEDYLKVVFGFLGITDIEVIRADGLNYGPDAKEAGFAAARVSINALNFAVAA; encoded by the coding sequence ATGAAATTATTACACATTGATTCGAGCATTCTTGGCGACGCTTCGGCTTCGCGCGCACTGACTCGTGAGGTCGTTGCTAATTTGACGTCGGCCGAGTCTGGCGTTGAAGTGGTGTATCGTGATTTGAGCAAAGACGTCACCGCACACATTTCCGGTGGAACGTTTGTGGCTAAGGGTACGCCCGCTGAACAACGCAGCGAGACGCAACAGCAAGAGGTTGCCTTCGGTGAGGCGATTTTGAACGAATTTATGGCGGCGGATGTGATTGTCCTTGGCGCGCCAATGTACAACTTTACCGTTCCAACGCAACTAAAAGCATGGATTGATCAGATTTGTGTTGCGGGCGTAAGCTTCCGATATTCGGAAACTGGCCCAGAAGGTTTGGCAAAAGGTAAGCGGGTAGTGATTGTGGCGACATCCGGTGGCATACACGCTGGTACGCCAACGGGTTTTGCCCATGAGGACTACTTGAAAGTTGTTTTCGGTTTCTTAGGTATTACCGATATCGAAGTAATACGTGCCGATGGCTTGAATTATGGTCCAGATGCTAAAGAAGCTGGATTTGCCGCCGCACGTGTCAGTATCAACGCGTTAAATTTTGCTGTAGCTGCGTAA
- a CDS encoding LysR substrate-binding domain-containing protein: MNDLNDLYFFANVVEEGGFTAAGRSLGIPKSRLSRRISELEARLGVRLLQRNTRGIALTDIGSRYYKQCQIVLAAAEAAENAVTSSLTEPSGHVRVSCLVPIAREKLTLALPFFLERYPRVSVELVLTNRRVNLLEDGIDIAVRVRTPEEEDPNLATRRLQRTEVYLVAAPTLMKQFAVPEHPRALAKFPFLGAVNQDRRAHFPMVGPNNERYTLVVDPRLAVEDFTIRKQAALHGLGITMLPSENCDDEIARGELLRVLPNWGMPSGTLQLVYLTQRGLLPAVRVFIDFLIAELSEKSEKVS, translated from the coding sequence GTGAATGATTTAAATGACCTGTATTTTTTCGCTAATGTGGTCGAAGAAGGCGGTTTCACGGCCGCTGGCAGATCCCTTGGGATTCCAAAGTCGCGACTATCGCGTCGCATCTCGGAACTGGAGGCACGGTTGGGCGTCCGATTACTGCAACGCAATACGCGTGGGATTGCACTCACTGATATCGGCAGTCGCTATTACAAGCAATGCCAGATCGTTTTGGCGGCGGCAGAAGCTGCGGAGAACGCGGTCACCAGTTCGCTGACCGAACCGAGCGGTCATGTGCGGGTAAGTTGTCTGGTGCCGATTGCACGTGAAAAGTTGACGCTTGCTCTCCCGTTTTTTTTGGAGCGATATCCTCGCGTAAGTGTCGAGCTGGTATTGACCAATCGGCGCGTCAATTTGCTGGAGGACGGAATTGATATCGCAGTCCGCGTCCGTACCCCTGAAGAGGAAGATCCCAATCTCGCCACGCGCAGACTGCAACGGACTGAAGTTTATCTGGTCGCTGCACCGACCTTAATGAAACAATTCGCGGTCCCGGAACACCCCCGAGCGTTAGCAAAATTTCCTTTTCTCGGTGCAGTCAATCAGGATCGTCGTGCACATTTTCCGATGGTTGGCCCCAACAACGAGCGCTACACACTAGTAGTCGATCCAAGACTAGCGGTGGAAGACTTTACCATTCGAAAACAAGCCGCATTGCACGGCCTTGGGATTACGATGCTGCCATCAGAAAATTGTGACGACGAAATCGCCCGCGGAGAACTGCTGCGCGTCTTGCCAAATTGGGGCATGCCTTCGGGCACGCTGCAACTGGTCTATCTGACGCAGCGCGGACTCCTGCCCGCGGTCCGAGTTTTTATCGATTTTTTAATTGCGGAACTGTCCGAAAAATCAGAAAAAGTTAGTTAG
- the egtB gene encoding ergothioneine biosynthesis protein EgtB, translating to MRMGALTVEKVAAPTLAMATLAALFARLREDTMALVAPLEAEDCCVQSMPDASPVKWHLAHTTWFFETFILERFEPNFQPFHPAFRVLFNSYYDGIGQQHPRAQRGLITRPSLDEVWAYRRNVDERVSQIFSLELPSASADALAALVELGLHHEQQHQELLLTDIKHLFSMNPLKPPYKLLETSLYQVAPRDVLPQIALSHWQKFDGGIVEIGHDGVGFFFDNETPRHRQFVEPFFIATRLVSNREYLAFVEDGGYQNPLLWLAAGWDWITQEKLTHPIYWQESHSQFDSTWQEFTLNGLQPIALDEAVAHISFFEAEAYARWAGARLPTEAEWESAANVADHDETDYFGQVWQWTTSSYGPYPGYTALEGAVGEYNGKFMVNQYVLRGSSCVTPIGHTRLSYRNFFPATARWQFSGVRLARSSLPRLD from the coding sequence ATGAGAATGGGTGCTTTGACAGTAGAAAAAGTGGCGGCCCCGACCTTGGCTATGGCGACATTAGCGGCCTTGTTTGCCAGGCTGCGTGAAGATACGATGGCGCTTGTGGCACCCTTGGAGGCAGAGGATTGCTGCGTGCAATCGATGCCGGATGCAAGTCCGGTTAAGTGGCATCTGGCGCATACGACCTGGTTTTTTGAGACATTCATTCTGGAACGATTCGAACCGAATTTTCAGCCATTTCATCCTGCGTTCCGCGTTCTATTTAATTCTTATTACGACGGTATTGGTCAGCAACATCCGCGCGCGCAGCGTGGCTTGATAACGCGCCCGTCATTGGACGAGGTATGGGCTTATCGCCGCAATGTAGACGAACGTGTATCGCAAATATTTTCTTTAGAATTACCATCTGCAAGTGCTGATGCGTTGGCCGCCCTGGTCGAATTAGGATTGCATCACGAGCAGCAACATCAAGAGTTGTTGCTGACGGATATCAAACATCTATTTTCGATGAATCCGCTAAAGCCACCTTATAAATTACTCGAAACATCTTTGTATCAAGTTGCGCCAAGGGATGTATTGCCGCAAATAGCGCTATCACACTGGCAAAAATTCGATGGTGGTATTGTGGAGATCGGGCACGATGGTGTCGGTTTTTTCTTTGATAATGAAACACCGCGCCATCGCCAATTTGTTGAGCCATTTTTTATTGCAACACGTCTGGTCAGTAATCGTGAATATCTCGCTTTTGTTGAAGATGGTGGCTATCAAAATCCCTTGTTATGGCTTGCCGCAGGTTGGGATTGGATTACGCAGGAAAAATTGACTCATCCTATTTACTGGCAAGAATCACATTCCCAATTTGATTCGACATGGCAGGAATTTACCTTGAATGGTTTGCAGCCAATAGCGCTGGATGAGGCGGTCGCACACATTTCATTTTTTGAGGCCGAAGCGTACGCGCGTTGGGCGGGTGCGCGACTTCCGACCGAGGCCGAATGGGAGAGTGCGGCTAACGTTGCCGATCACGATGAGACCGATTATTTTGGGCAAGTCTGGCAATGGACCACGAGTAGTTATGGGCCGTATCCGGGCTACACTGCGCTTGAAGGCGCGGTAGGTGAGTACAACGGTAAGTTTATGGTGAATCAATATGTCCTGCGAGGGTCGTCGTGTGTGACACCAATTGGTCACACACGATTGAGCTATCGCAATTTTTTCCCTGCGACTGCGCGTTGGCAATTCAGTGGTGTACGATTAGCGAGATCATCGTTGCCGCGCCTTGACTAA
- a CDS encoding ABC transporter transmembrane domain-containing protein, whose translation MTTTTKVPQKRSLATLAGLIPYLSPYKRQFVLAGIALLVAAAATLAIPYAFRQMIDLGFGGNGIKDPSHIDLYFLALFGVACILGVATAARFYMVSWLGERVTADLRSAVYSHVVTQSPQFFETTKTGEVLSRITTDTTLIQALVGTSISMALRNGLLFAGGLIMLFVSSIKLSSIIIVMLALVVLPIVWFGRRVRKLSRASQDRVADASAMAGEILNAMPTVQAFTHENIEGNRFKGAIESAFATAMERIRARSLLTMMAILLVFGAIVFVLWLGAHAVVQGKMSGGELGQFILYAALVAGSIGALAEVMGDTQRAAGATERLLELLSAKSPVQSLLVPENLPPRTEQGAAVTLENVAFHYPSRPDTASLSAFSLTIRPGETVAIVGPSGAGKTTLFQLLLRFYDPQQGSIKLDGVDIKFLDLHSLRDAIGIVPQDTVIFSANAMENIRYGRVDATDAEVIAAATMAAADEFIVRLPEGYQSFLGERGVRLSGGQRQRIAIARAMLKNPPLLLLDEATSALDAESERVVQGALEAAMVGRTTLVIAHRLATVQRADRIIVLEHGHIVETGNHASLVAQNGLYASLAALQFGTAI comes from the coding sequence ATGACAACCACAACAAAAGTCCCTCAAAAACGCAGTTTAGCTACTTTAGCCGGATTAATTCCCTACCTTTCTCCTTATAAGCGCCAATTTGTACTGGCTGGGATTGCGCTATTGGTCGCCGCTGCCGCAACGTTGGCGATCCCTTACGCTTTCCGACAAATGATTGATTTGGGCTTTGGTGGAAACGGCATCAAGGACCCAAGCCACATTGATCTGTATTTTCTGGCTTTATTCGGCGTCGCGTGTATTTTGGGCGTAGCCACCGCGGCACGTTTTTACATGGTGTCCTGGCTTGGTGAACGCGTCACTGCGGACCTGCGCAGCGCTGTCTACTCCCACGTCGTGACCCAAAGTCCACAATTCTTTGAGACTACCAAAACTGGCGAGGTGCTCTCTCGCATCACGACCGATACCACGCTGATTCAAGCGCTGGTCGGGACCAGTATTTCAATGGCGTTACGCAATGGTTTACTGTTCGCTGGCGGCTTGATTATGTTGTTCGTCAGCAGTATCAAACTGAGCTCGATCATCATCGTCATGCTGGCCTTGGTAGTGCTACCAATCGTCTGGTTTGGACGGCGCGTACGAAAACTGTCTCGCGCCTCGCAGGATCGTGTTGCAGACGCCTCGGCGATGGCGGGTGAAATCTTGAATGCGATGCCGACTGTACAAGCCTTCACGCATGAAAACATCGAAGGAAACCGTTTTAAAGGCGCCATTGAAAGTGCGTTCGCAACTGCAATGGAGCGAATCCGCGCCCGTTCGTTGTTAACCATGATGGCGATTTTACTAGTGTTCGGTGCGATCGTATTCGTACTATGGTTGGGCGCGCACGCGGTCGTGCAAGGCAAAATGAGTGGCGGTGAACTGGGACAATTTATCTTGTACGCAGCGCTGGTTGCCGGTTCAATCGGTGCGTTGGCAGAAGTCATGGGCGATACGCAACGCGCTGCCGGCGCGACTGAACGCTTACTGGAATTATTATCGGCTAAGTCACCTGTTCAGTCATTATTAGTACCTGAAAACTTGCCGCCACGTACCGAACAAGGTGCGGCAGTAACGCTGGAAAATGTTGCCTTTCATTATCCATCCCGTCCAGACACGGCGTCGTTATCAGCGTTCTCGTTGACTATTCGTCCCGGTGAGACCGTCGCGATCGTTGGTCCTTCCGGCGCGGGTAAAACCACTTTATTTCAACTATTGCTGCGCTTCTATGACCCGCAACAAGGCAGCATCAAACTGGACGGCGTAGACATTAAGTTTCTGGATTTGCATAGTTTACGTGATGCCATCGGGATCGTTCCACAAGACACCGTCATCTTTTCTGCCAATGCGATGGAAAATATTCGGTACGGTCGGGTCGACGCTACGGATGCAGAAGTCATCGCAGCGGCGACCATGGCAGCCGCCGATGAGTTTATTGTCAGGCTTCCTGAAGGATATCAATCGTTTCTGGGCGAACGCGGTGTACGTTTATCTGGCGGCCAGCGTCAACGCATTGCGATCGCCCGCGCCATGTTGAAAAATCCACCATTACTGTTACTGGATGAGGCCACGAGCGCACTTGACGCCGAATCTGAGCGTGTTGTCCAAGGCGCATTGGAAGCTGCCATGGTCGGTCGTACCACGCTGGTGATCGCTCACCGTTTGGCGACAGTCCAACGGGCCGATCGGATTATCGTGCTGGAACACGGCCATATAGTCGAAACAGGAAACCACGCGTCACTTGTCGCACAAAATGGCCTTTACGCGAGTCTGGCGGCGCTGCAATTTGGCACTGCAATTTAA
- the egtD gene encoding L-histidine N(alpha)-methyltransferase yields MAQQQQPEQPENCTPQSYIEDAIVTQLEAGLMAPQASTSPKYLYDTLGSRLFAAICELPEYYPTRTEAIIFDQYASQIATAVGRKATLIDLGAGNCAKAAKLFPSLQPSEYVAVDISEKFLQEAVAGLQQQFPHIAMTCLGMDFSNELELPVSISRERRQFFYPGSSIGNYTPLEALKFLLRIRKTIGIDHSNHSGKDNDDGEHKSGGGGLLIGIDLIKDKAILDAAYDDALGVTASFNLNLLQHINRLLDADFELREWRHRGFYNAQQHRVEMHLEAKRNVTVRWKNGGSRQFVAGERIHTESSYKYTQQSFTALLQQAGFGKIQTWCDPHEWFMVCHAQGG; encoded by the coding sequence TTGGCTCAACAACAACAACCGGAGCAGCCGGAAAACTGCACGCCGCAAAGTTATATTGAGGATGCGATCGTTACGCAGCTTGAGGCCGGATTAATGGCACCTCAGGCGTCAACATCGCCCAAATATCTCTACGATACGCTCGGCTCGCGTCTGTTTGCTGCGATTTGTGAGTTGCCGGAATACTATCCGACCCGCACCGAAGCAATCATTTTCGATCAGTATGCGTCACAAATCGCGACGGCGGTGGGGCGTAAGGCGACGTTGATTGATCTTGGCGCTGGCAATTGCGCCAAGGCCGCCAAGCTTTTTCCTAGTTTGCAGCCCAGTGAATACGTAGCGGTCGATATTTCCGAGAAATTTTTGCAAGAGGCGGTGGCGGGTTTGCAGCAACAATTTCCCCACATCGCGATGACTTGTCTCGGCATGGATTTTTCGAACGAGCTTGAATTACCCGTATCGATCTCGCGCGAACGTAGACAATTTTTTTATCCGGGATCATCCATCGGTAACTACACGCCGCTTGAGGCGCTGAAATTTTTATTGCGGATTCGAAAAACCATTGGGATCGATCATAGCAACCATAGCGGTAAAGACAACGATGACGGTGAACATAAAAGTGGCGGTGGCGGCTTGTTGATTGGGATCGATCTCATCAAAGACAAGGCAATTCTGGATGCCGCTTATGACGACGCATTGGGAGTGACTGCATCGTTTAACCTCAATCTTTTACAGCATATTAATCGTCTGTTGGATGCCGATTTTGAACTTCGTGAATGGCGTCATCGCGGCTTTTATAATGCTCAACAACATCGTGTAGAAATGCATCTGGAAGCTAAGCGCAACGTGACTGTGCGCTGGAAAAATGGTGGAAGCCGCCAGTTCGTGGCAGGCGAGCGTATTCATACTGAGAGCAGTTACAAGTATACGCAGCAGAGTTTTACCGCGCTGCTGCAGCAAGCCGGTTTTGGCAAGATTCAGACATGGTGTGATCCGCATGAGTGGTTCATGGTGTGTCACGCGCAGGGAGGATGA
- a CDS encoding NADH:flavin oxidoreductase/NADH oxidase — MSLLFSPLTLRSVTLPNRIAVAPMCQYSAQDGFANDWHMVHLGSRAVGGAGLVIVEASAVVADGRITPEDLGIWKDEHIAPLRRITQFIAQQGAVAGIQLAHAGRKASVTRPWESTQGSIPLAQGGWQTVAPSALAFDTSFATPLALTVEQIADIVQAFVAAAERAHKAGFKLIEIHAAHGYLLHEFLSPLSNTRTDQYGGSFENRIRLVMEVVTAVRQVWPQELPMFVRVSATEWVEGGWNPDETVALSVLLREAGIDLVDISTGGNAANAVIPVGPGYQTQFAARVKKEAGIASGAVGMITEPIQAEHILRTEQADLILLARELLRNPNWPLHAADALRAETPWPPQYARATSRKMPMRPSIDYGDE; from the coding sequence ATGAGCTTATTATTTTCACCCTTAACTTTACGTAGCGTCACGCTGCCAAACCGGATCGCCGTCGCTCCGATGTGTCAATATTCGGCCCAGGATGGCTTTGCTAACGACTGGCACATGGTGCATTTGGGCAGTCGTGCGGTGGGCGGCGCTGGACTGGTGATTGTTGAAGCGAGCGCGGTCGTTGCCGATGGCCGAATCACACCCGAGGATCTTGGCATCTGGAAAGATGAACATATTGCGCCATTACGCCGGATCACGCAGTTCATTGCTCAGCAAGGCGCAGTAGCCGGCATTCAGCTAGCCCATGCCGGACGCAAAGCCAGTGTCACGCGACCATGGGAATCGACGCAAGGCAGCATTCCATTAGCGCAAGGTGGCTGGCAAACGGTAGCACCGTCGGCACTGGCCTTCGACACTAGTTTCGCAACGCCGTTAGCACTCACGGTGGAACAAATTGCCGATATAGTGCAAGCGTTTGTCGCTGCTGCAGAACGTGCCCACAAGGCTGGTTTCAAACTGATCGAAATACATGCAGCACACGGCTATTTGTTGCACGAATTTCTATCGCCATTAAGCAATACCCGCACCGATCAATACGGGGGCAGCTTTGAAAACCGCATACGTCTGGTCATGGAAGTCGTCACTGCTGTCCGTCAGGTCTGGCCTCAAGAGTTACCGATGTTTGTGCGGGTCTCTGCGACAGAATGGGTCGAGGGCGGCTGGAACCCGGATGAAACAGTGGCTTTGAGCGTATTGCTACGGGAAGCGGGTATCGATCTGGTGGATATCTCGACTGGTGGCAATGCGGCCAATGCCGTCATTCCGGTCGGTCCGGGATATCAGACGCAATTTGCGGCCCGCGTTAAAAAAGAAGCAGGCATTGCCAGCGGTGCAGTTGGCATGATTACGGAGCCGATTCAGGCTGAACACATTTTGCGCACCGAACAAGCCGACCTGATCTTGCTGGCGCGTGAATTGTTGCGCAACCCTAACTGGCCACTACACGCTGCGGATGCGCTGCGTGCCGAAACACCATGGCCACCGCAATATGCTCGCGCCACATCACGCAAAATGCCAATGCGGCCGTCGATTGATTATGGCGATGAGTGA